A DNA window from Thermoleophilaceae bacterium contains the following coding sequences:
- a CDS encoding type IV pilus twitching motility protein PilT, with the protein MFDFADVLLDVLRLKASDLHLTAGSPPMVREKGRLRALDYPVLTPQQTREIIYSILTNDQRKRLENDWQIDFAYSIPGQGRFRVNAYFQRASLGAAFRLIPNEMPELDTLGLPPVLRDFTKKPRGFVLVTGPTGSGKSTTLAAMLDVINKERHEHIMTIEDPIEFLHRHQNCIVNQRELGADAQSFALGLKAALRQDPDVILVGEMRDLETIATALTAAETGHLVFATLHTQDTAQTVDRIVDVFPPAQQHQVRVQLSVSLQGIVTQQLLPTADGQGRVCATEILVPTPAVRNLIREGKTHQIYSALQTGGAHGMQTMDASLADLVRRQKITRELAEARSSSPEELRRLMGTVRVA; encoded by the coding sequence ATGGTGCGTGAGAAGGGCCGTCTGCGCGCGCTCGACTACCCGGTCCTCACGCCGCAGCAGACGCGGGAGATCATCTACTCGATCCTCACGAACGACCAGCGCAAGAGGCTCGAGAACGACTGGCAGATCGACTTCGCGTACTCGATCCCCGGCCAGGGCCGCTTCCGTGTGAACGCCTACTTCCAGCGCGCCTCGCTGGGTGCGGCGTTCCGTCTGATCCCCAACGAGATGCCGGAGCTCGACACCCTCGGGCTACCGCCGGTGCTCCGCGACTTCACGAAGAAGCCGCGCGGGTTCGTGCTCGTCACGGGCCCCACGGGCTCCGGCAAGTCCACCACGCTCGCGGCGATGCTCGACGTGATCAACAAGGAGCGCCACGAGCACATCATGACCATCGAGGATCCGATCGAGTTCCTCCACCGTCATCAGAACTGCATCGTGAACCAGCGCGAGCTGGGCGCCGACGCTCAGAGCTTCGCGCTCGGCCTCAAGGCCGCGCTGCGCCAGGACCCGGACGTGATCCTCGTGGGCGAGATGCGCGACCTCGAGACGATCGCCACCGCGCTCACCGCGGCGGAGACCGGCCACCTCGTGTTCGCCACCCTGCACACGCAGGACACGGCGCAGACCGTGGACCGCATCGTGGACGTGTTCCCGCCCGCGCAGCAGCACCAGGTGCGCGTGCAGCTGTCGGTGTCGCTCCAGGGAATCGTCACCCAGCAGCTTCTTCCCACCGCCGACGGCCAGGGCCGCGTTTGTGCAACCGAGATCCTGGTGCCCACGCCGGCGGTGCGAAACCTGATCCGCGAAGGCAAGACCCACCAGATCTACTCAGCCCTCCAAACGGGCGGCGCTCACGGCATGCAGACGATGGACGCCTCGCTTGCCGACCTCGTGCGCCGTCAGAAGATCACCCGCGAGCTCGCCGAGGCGCGCTCCTCGAGCCCCGAGGAGCTCCGCCGCCTGATGGGCACGGTGCGGGTGGCCTGA